A region of the Pseudarthrobacter oxydans genome:
TCAATGCAAGGGTGGACGAACTGCTGGGCCCCTTCGACGTGTGGGAAGTCTGTCCCCATGCCGAGCAGGATGGCTGCCCTTGCCGGAAGCCGGCGCCGGGCATGGTCCACAGCGCATGCCGGAAACTCGGCATCCGGGAGGCTGAGGCCGCGCTGATCGGTGACATCGGCGCGGACGTCCGGGCCGCGGAGGCAGCCGGCGCCACTGGAGTGCTGGTCCCGACGCACGTGACCCTTGCCGGTGAAGTGGCTGAAGCCCGCCTGGTGGCGCAGGACCTTGCGGGCGCCGTGCTCCTGCTGCAGGAGGGGCGGTAATGGGGCGCGTCCTGGTGGCGCGCCTGGACAGCATGGGCGACGTCCTGCTGGCCGGTCCTGCAGTCAGGGCCGTAGCCAACGGCAGGATCCCGGACGGCAGCAGGCCCAACCACGTCGTCTTGCTGTGCGGCAGGCAGGGGGAGGCGGCGGCCGGCGTGCTGCCGGGAGCCGCTGAGGTCTACAGCTGGGACAGCCCGTGGATCATGAATCCCGCCCCAAAGATGACCGGACCGCACGCCGACAGGCTGATTGAGTATGTCCGGAACTCCAGGATTACCGAAGCCGTCATCCTCACCTCCTTCCATCAGTCGCCCCTTCCGCTGGCGCTTTTGCTGCGGCTGGCGGGCGTTGAGCGCATAACGGGGGCTTCCACCGACTACGCGGGATCCCTCCTGGACGTCCGGCTCAAACCGGGGGAGGACTTCCCCGAGGACCAGCCCGAGGCGGAACGCGCCCTGGGCATCGCCGAGGCCGCCGGCTTCAGGCTCCCGGCCGGCGACGACGGCAAGCTGCACCTGGCGTCCGTGCCGGATGTCCGGGACCTGGTGGGCGGGGAGCCTTATGTGGTGGTCCACCCCGGCGCGGCCGTTCCCGCGAGGGCCTGGCCGCCGCTGCACCACGCGGCCGCCGTCGAACTCCTCCAAGGCGCAGGGCACCGCGTGGTGGTGACGGGCGGTCCGGGGGAAACGTCGCTGACCGCCACGGTGGCCGGGCCCTCAGCATTGGACCTTGGCGGCCGAACGGACCTGCACACACTGGCCGGTGTCATGGCAGGGGCGGAGGCGGTGGTCACCGGCAACACCGGTCCGGCGCATCTCGCGGCCGCCGTGGGCACACCCGTTGCCTGCCTCTTTTCGCCGGTGGTTCCGGCCATCCGCTGGGCGCCGTACGGGGTTCCGCTGGAACTCCTGGGGGACCAGAACGCAGCCTGCCGGATGACCCGCGCCCGCGTCTGCCCGGTCCCGGGCCACCCCTGCCTGGACTCCGTTTCCCCCGAGGACGTGGTGGCGGCGGTGGAGCGCCTGATGGGCGGAGTGAGCTCTTTCAGTACCCACGTCAGCACCCGTAGAAAGGCCCGCAACAGATGAAGATCCTGCTCTGGCATGTCCACGGTTCCTGGACGGACGCCTTTGTGCGCGGCCGTCATGAGTACCTCCTTCCCGTCCTGCCGGGCGGCGGACCCTGGGGGCTTGGCCGTGCCGGCAGGGACTGGCCGGCATCTGTGCGGGAGGTGGACCTCGCGGCGCTGGACGCGGAGGAGGTTGACGCCGTCGTCCTTCAACGCCCGGAAGAAATCGACGAAGTTGCCCGGCTGCTGGGCCGCCGGCCAGGCGCGGACCTGCCCGCCGTGTATGTGGAGCACAACACCCCCAAGGGCGATTTCCCCAATACCCGCCACCCCCTCGCGGACCAGCGCAGCATCCCGTTGGTCCACGTGACGCACTTCAACAGGCTGGCCTGGGACAACGGCTCTGCGGCTGCAACGGTGGTCGAGCACGGAATCCCGGACCCCGGACAGCTCTACACAGGGGAACTGCCCGAACTGGGGGTGGTGGTGAATGAACCCATCCGGCGCGGACGCGTTACCGGAACGGACCTGCTGCCCGCCTTCGCGTCGGTGGCGCCGCTGCAGGTCTTTGGCATGAAGACCGACGGCCTGGCCGCCGCCACCGGGATAGCAGAGTCCCGGCTGATCCCGAGGGGCGACCTGAAGACCCGGGAACTGCACCGTGAACTGGCCAGGTGCCGGGTGTACATCCACCCGATGCGCTGGACCTCCCTGGGGCTGTCCCTCCTGGAGGCCATGCACCTGGGCATGCCGGTGGTTGCCCTGGCCACCACCGAAGCGCCCCGCGCGGTGCCGCCGGAAGCCGGCGCCGTCTCTGCCGACATCGACGAACTGCTCCGCTGCGCGCAGCGGCTGGTGGCCAATCCGGAGGAAGCACGACGGCGGGGCGTCGCCGCCCGCGAGGCTGCACTGGAACGCTACGGCCTGGGCAGGTTCCAGGACCGCTGGGATGAGGTCCTGGCGGACCTCGTTGTCATCAAGTCCAGCCACCGCCACAACGAACGCCCGGACGAGCGGATCCTTGTTCCGGCGCGGGAGAGGAAGACCCCATGAGAATCTCGATGATTTCCGAGCACGCCAGTCCCCTGGCGGCACTCGGCGGAGTGGACGCCGGCGGGCAGAACGTGCACGTCGCGGCGCTGTCCGAAGCCCTTGCCAGGCGGGGCCACCACGTCACCGTCTACACCCGCAGGGATGCAACGGGGCTTCCCGCCAGGGTCCGGGTGGGCAGCCGCCTTGAGGTGGTCCACGTGGATGCGGGACCGCCGCGCCATGTCCCCAAGGACGAACTGCTGCCCTTCATGGGCGAGCTGGCCGACGGCGTGGCCGGGGACTGGAGCCCGCGGCCGCCGGATGTGGTGCACGGCCACTTCTGGATGTCCGGCCTGGCCGCCCTGGACGCAGCAAGGCGCCCGGATGCCGGGTACCGCATTCCCGTCATCCAGACCTTCCATGCCCTCGGCACCGTCAAGCGGCGGCACCAGGGCGCAGAGGACACCAGCCCGCAGGAACGCCGCTGGCTTGAACCAGGCGTGGGCCGGTCCGCGGACCGGATCATTGCCACCTGCTCGGACGAGGTGTTTGAGCTCAAGGCCATGGGCATCAGCACCGCCAAGATCTCGATCGCCCCCTGCGGTGTGGACCTGGGCTTTTTCTCCGCTGAGGGACCCGTGGATGCCCGCGCGCGCCGGCACCGCATCCTGTCGGTGGGCCGCCTGGTGCCGCGCAAGGGCGTGGATTTGGTGATCAAGGCGCTGCCGTACCTGCGCGAGGCGGGGTTCGACGACGTCGAGCTCCTGATAGTGGGCGGCGGCGGGGACTCCGGGGCGCTCCATGCCGATCCCGAAGTGCGCCGCCTGATGGACCTTGCGGCCGAATTGGGGGTCTCGGAGCAGGTGAGGCTGCAGGGCCAGGTGCCGCGGGGGGCGATGCCGGGGATTTTCCGCAGTGCCGATGCCGTGGTGTGCGCCCCCTGGTATGAGCCCTTCGGCATTGTTCCGCTGGAGGCCATGGCCTGCGGCGTCCCGGTGGTGGCCGCGGCCGTGGGCGGCCTCCGTGACACCGTGGTGGACCACGGGACCGGGCTGCACGTGCCGCCGCGGGATCCCGAGGCCATCGCGTCCGCCCTTGCCATGCTGCTGGACAACCCCACGCTGCGGGCGGAGCTCGGAAATGCGGGCAAGCTCCAGGCCCGCACCAGGTACTCATGGGACCGGGTGGCCGCCGAGACCGAAAAGGCCTATCAGCTGGCGATGGCAGGGGCTCCCGCCGGCCTTGCCCCGATGGAAGGAGCGGCACTGTGACGGCGGAATGGTCCCTTCGTGAAACCGACCTGCGGATGTTGGCCGCCCCGCCGGCCCTGCCCGCGGCGCTGCCCGGATCCGGCTTTGTGGACCCGGTCAGCTCGGACATCGTGTTGACGCACCTGGACAACGTGATGCCGGCGCTGGATTCGCTGCGGAGCCAGTCCAGCCGCCTTGCCGCCTGGGGCGTGGAGCTGGCCCAGCGCCTGCTGCGCGGGCAGCGGCTGCTCGCAGCCGGAAACGGCGGTTCAGCGGCTGAAGCGCAACACCTGACTGCCGAGCTGGTGGGCAGGTTCGACGGCGAACGCGTCCCTTTCTCCGCGATCTCGCTGCATGCCGAATCCTCGGCAGTAACCGCGATCGCCAACGACTACGGCTTCGACGACGTCTTCGCGCGGCAGGTGCGCGCGCACGGCCGGTCCGGTGACGTGCTCATGCTGCTGTCCACCAGCGGCAAGAGCGCCAACCTGCTGCGCGCGGCGGAAGTTGCCGCCCGGCTGAACATCACCACCTGGGCGCTGACCGGCGTCGGCCCCAATCCGCTGGCCGATGCCTGCGATGAAGCCGTGATGGTCGACGCCCTCAACGCCAACGCCCAGGAAGGGCACCTGATCGCCCTGCATGCGATGTGCCGCGCCTTTGACCTGGAAGTGGGCCGGCGCAGCGGCGCCGATGCCGCCCTGTCACTGCGGGGAGGCCGGCCATGAGGATCGTCGTGGTGGGCGACGTCATGCTGGACGTGGACCTGTCCGGCGACGCCACCCGGCTCAGCCCCGATGCGCCCGTTCCCGTAGTGGACGTTTCCGGCGTGAAGCGGCGTGCCGGCGGTGCGGGCCTGGTGGCGCGGATGCTCGCCCAGGACGGCTGGCCCGTGACGCTGGTGACGGTCCTGGGCGATGACGACGCCGGCCGACAGCTGGAATCGCACCTCACCGGAGTGCGGCTCGTTTCCGGTCCCAGCGGTTATGCCTCGCCGGTCAAGACCCGGGTCAGGGCAGGATCGCACCCGGTGGTCCGCTTCGACCAGGGCTGCGGGGAGGTCCCCATCCCGGACGCCAGCCCGGCCATGCTCCGCGCCGTCGAGATGGCCGGCGCGATTGTCGTGGCCGACTACGGCAGGGGCCTGGCGGCAAATCCGCAGCTCCGCGACCTCCTGGCCCGGCTGGCCGGCACCATCCCCATCATCTGGGATCCGCATCCCGCCGGCCCGGATCCCGTGCCGGGCGTCGCCGTGGTGACCCCCAACCTCGCAGAGGCGAGCAAAGCGGCCCAGGCATTGGCGGGGGAACGCCGGCAGGCCCCGGTGCCCGGCGGCCCTCGCCGGGATGTCCACGGGCTGGAAGGGCATTCGCCGGACAGCCGGCCGGAGGACCCGGCTGTCCGGGCCGGAAGGATCCTATTGGAGCACTGGCAAAGCCGCGCCGTCCTGGTGACCAAGGGCGAACACGGCGCGGTGCTGCTGCGGGCAGGCGGTAATTCCCCGGATCCCGTGCCGGCGCCCCGGGTGGAAGCGGGCGATCCCTGCGGTGCGGGCGACCGGCTCGCGGCCAGCCTGGCCGTGCACCTCCTGGCGGGCAGGGACCTCGGGGAGGCCGCCAGGCTCGCAGTCCATGATGCCGCCGACTTCCTGGCCAACGGGGGAGTGTCCGCCTTGCCGGACCCCGGCTCCCGCCCCGACGCCGACGCCGCTTCCGAGGCCGGCTCCGACGCCCCGATTGCGGCACCGCTGAGGCCCCCGACCCCTGTGGGCGGCAAGCGGCGGATCAGCGAACCGCTCCTGCTGGCCCGGGTGATGCGGGACAACGGCGGCAAGGTAGTGGCGACCGGCGGCTGCTTCGACCTCCTGCACGCAGGCCATGTCAGGTCCCTTGCGGCCGCGCGCGAACTGGGGGACTGCCTGATCGTCTGCCTCAACTCCGATGATTCGGTGCGCCGGCTCAAGGGCCCGGACCGGCCCATCATCGGCCAACAGGACAGGGCCGAGCTGCTGCTGGCCATGGAATGCGTGGACGCCGTGATGATCTTCGATGAAGACACCCCGGAAGCGGCCCTGGAGCGCCTTCGCCCCGACATCTGGGTCAAGGGCGGCGACTACAAGGGCGCCCGCCTCCCGGAGGCCGACCTCGTGGAGAAGTGGGGCGGGCGCTGCCTAACCGTTCCCTACCACCCCGCCCGTTCCACCACCGGACTGGCCCACGCCCTCGCCAAGGTGAGCTGACCGGCCGCCGGCCGCCCACCCGCCCCAAAGTTTGTATTCCCCAGTGAAAGGAACACCATGACTGCAGAAGTGAATGTGACTGCCCCGAACACCCCCGGCCGCGTGCTCGTAACGGGAGGTGCCTCCGGACTGGGGGCCGCCGTCGTCGACGCCGTCCTCAAGGCGGGCGGCACGCCCGTGGTGCTGGACCGGGACATCAGCAACGTCTCCGGCGTGAAGGCCTTTGAAGTGGACGTCGCGGACCGTGCGGCCGTGGAAGCCGCCGTCAAGGAAGCCGCCGAATCGCTGGGGGGACTGGAAGCCGTAGTCACCGCAGCCGGCATCGACCGCTGCGGCAAGCTGGCCGACGTCGAAGCCACCGAGTGGGAGAAGGTGATCGGCGTCAACCTGATGGGCACGGTGTCCGTCGTCCGGGCTGCGCTGCCCTACCTCAAGGCGACCCACGGCCGGGTGGTGACCGTTGCCTCCACCCTGGGCAAGCGCGCGGTGGCCGATGCGACGGCCTACTGCGCCTCGAAGTTCGGCGTGGTGGGCTTCAGCCACGCGCTCGCTGCCGAGACCGGCGGAGAGATTGGCGTGACCACCATGATCCCCGGCGGCATGAAGACGCGCTTCTTTGATGACCGCACCGAGCAGTACAAGCCCCAGGACGATTCCCGCCTCAACGACCCCGCCAATACGGCGCAGGCCATTCTGTTCGCGCTGAACCAGCCCACGGGCTGCGAGGTCCGCGAAATGCTGGTCTGCCACGAGGAAGAGGGCTCCTGGCCCTAAAGGCAACAGACCACAAGACCGGAAACGACGGGAGGGACACCATGCCTACCACTGCCATCGAAACAACAACGGACCAAAAATCAGCCGCGCCGGCCGGAATCACCATCCGCAACCCGCGCACCGGCGAGGTCCTCTGGACCGTGCCCGAGGCCGAACCGGACGCCGTGGCCCGGGCGGTGGAGGTCGCCCGCAGCGCTTCGCCGGACTGGGCTTCCACTGCCCCGGCTGAGCGGGGGGCCGCGCTCAAGGCGGCAGCACGCGCGCTCGAGGCTGCCGCCCGGGAACTGGCTGGACTGAATGCCAGCGAAACGGGCCGGCCGGTGGACGAGTCGCTGGCGGGGATCGCTGCCGGAGTTTCCACCCTGGAGCAGTATGCCGAACTCGGTCCGGTCCACCGCGGACTCAGCCTTCGCGGCAATGCACTGGCCTCGGATTACACGGTGGCGGAGCCGCGGGGAGTGGCAGCGCTCCTCACGCCGTGGAATGATCCCGTGGCCGTGGCGTGCGGCCTGATCGGCGCGGCGCTGGTCACCGGCAACACAGTGATCCACAAACCGAGCGAACGCTGCCCGCGGCTCGGCGAAGCCCTGGGGGAGGTCCTGGCGCCGGCGTTCCCGCCGGGTGCCTTCCAGACAATTTCGGGCGGGGCAGGCGTTGGCGCGCTTCTGGCACAGGCGGAAGTGGACGTCATCGCGCACGTGGGCTCCAGCGCCGCCGGTGCCCGCATTGCCACGGCCGGAGCCCTGACCGGCGCGCATGTCATCCGGGAAAACGGGGGGAACGATCCCCTGCTGGTGGACCGCGACGTCGATCCTGTGTGGGCGGCGGAGCAGGCGGCAATCGGTGCCTTCAGCAACAGCGGCCAGATCTGCGTGGCGGTTGAACGGATCTACGTCCACGAGGACATCGCCACCGAGTTTTGTGCCGCCCTGGAGGCGGAGGCAGCACTCCGCAACGGCAACAGCACGGTGGCCCCGCTGGTGGACGGGCGGATGCGGGACGCCGTCCACGCCCACGTGGCCGACGCGCTGCAGCAGGGCGCCCACGCTGTGGAGGGCGGCGCCCTTCCGGACGGTCCGGGCTCCTTCTACCCAGCCACGGTGCTGACCGGATGCACCGAGGCGATGGAGGTCATGAGGGAAGAAACGTTCGGGCCGGTTGCCCCGGTGCAGGTGGTGGAAACGTTCGACGACGGCCTGCGGCTCGCGTGCAGCGGCAGGTATGGACTCGCTGCCACGGTCCTGTCCGGCAATATCGCCCACATCCAGCAGGCGGTGGCCGCCCTTCCCGTGGGCACCGTCAAGATCAACGAGGTGTTCGGCGGTGCCCCCGGCGGCGCGGCCCAGCCCCGCGGCATCAGCGGCGCCGGTTTCGGCTACGGCCCGGAACTGCTGGATGAATTCAGCCGGGTGAAAGTAGTGCACATAGCAGCGCCGCCGGCCGCGGACCCCCGCAAGGACCGGTCGTGAGCACGTTGCCGGAAGCCGGGGACCTCTCGCAGCAGCGGGCACTCGCCGAGTGGCTTCCCGGTCGGCTGGCGGCGGAAAAGCCGGCCATCCTGGTGATTGGTGACGTGATGCTGGACGGCTGGTGGAGCGGCAGCATCGAGCGGCTGTGCCGTGAGGCACCCGCACCGGTCGTGGACATCCAGTCCCGCGAGTCAGTGCCCGGCGGGGCGGCCAACACTGCAATGAACCTGGCCGCCCTCGGGGCGAGGGTGTCCGTTGCCGGCATCATCGGAACGGACGACGCCGGCGCGGACCTCCGGAACCAGCTGGTGGCGGCGGGGATCGACGTCACCTACCTGCTGGACCACCCGGACATGGTCACCACCACCAAGATCCGGATCAGCAGCGGCGGCCAGGTGATGCTGCGCATCGACGACGCGGCCAAGTCCGTGCCCGTCGAAGCGCTGGCGGAGCTGGCCGCGTCGGTGCGGGCCGCCGTCGAGCACCAGGACTCGGTGTTGGTCTGCGATTACGGCACCGGCGTCCTGGCGGACCCTGTCCGCCGTGGCCTGGAAGAGGCCCTGGCGGGCAAAGGGCGCGGGGATGGCGAAGGGCGCCCCATGCTGGTGGTTGATTCGCACGATCCCCGACCCTGGGCGCCGCTCCGTCCGGACCTGGTGACGCCCAACGCGCAGGAAACGGCGCGGATGCTGGACGTGCGGCTGCCCGAGGGGCAGGACAGGGTGGCCGAGGTGGGCAGGCACGCGGATGAGCTGCTGCAGGCTACGGGCGCAAGGGCGGTGGTGGTCACGCTGGACCGTGACGGCACCGTCCTGCTAAGGCCCGACGGCGTCACGCACCGGACGTGGGCCCGTCCGGCGGCGGAGAAGCAGGCGTCGGGAGCCGGCGACACTTTTGTGGCCGCCCTGACCCTGGCCCGCTCAGCGGGCCTGCCGTTGACGGCGGGCCTGGACCTCGCGCAGTCCGCTGCGGACGTGGTGGTGCACCAGCCAGGCACGTCGGTCTGCAGCACGGCACAGCTCAGCCGCTACCTGAAGGCATTCGCGGACACCGCCCTGGGTGCGGATGAACTGGAACGGCAGCTGGAACTGCACCGGGCCGAGGGCCAGCGGATCGTGCTGACCAACGGCTGCTTCGATGTGCTGCACAGCGGCCACACCCGGTACCTCAACCAGGCCAAGCAGCTGGGCGACATCCTGGTGGTGGCGCTCAACAGTGACGGCTCCGTCCGGCGGCTCAAGGGCGCGGGACGGCCCATCAACGGGGTGGCGGACCGGGCTGCCGTGGTGGCGGCCTTGAGCTGCGTGGACTACGTGACCGTCTTCGATACCCCCACCGCGGCCCCGCTGATCCGGCAGCTCCGGCCCGAGGTGTACGCCAAGGGCGGGGACTACACCCCGGAGATGCTGGCCGAAACCCCGGCCGTGGAGGAGTACGGGGGCCGGGTTGCCATCCTGGATTACGTGGCGGAGCGCTCCACCACTGCCGTGGTGAACCGGATCCGCGAAGGTGAAGGGGCCGTGCAGACCAACTAGGGTTGGAGGTTCGAACTGGTTGGTCGGACTGAAGCGGGGCACGGGTAATGGCGAAACGCGGAAAACCGGGGGGCCGCGGCAGCCGTCCGGCGGCGGGCGTGGTGGAAGTGCCGAAGGGGACCCGTCCGAACGGTCCGGTGGAGGGTGTCTACTACATCGACACCGGGGACTGCGAGCTGATCGCGGACCAGGACAACTCCACCGGCTGGCTCCTGAAGATCAACGGCGTCATGAGCTCGCACATCGACCTGGCGGACCCGCTGTTCCTGGACTTCGAGTACATGCGCTGGATGGCCGCGCTGATCGAGTCCCGCTGGCCGCCGTCGGGCGCTTCCTCCGGTGGCGTGCAGAAACGTGAGGCCCCAAAGCTGCGCGGCCTGCACCTGGGCGGCGGCGCCTGCTCGCTGGCCCGCTATTTCCATGCCGTCTACCCGGACGCCCGGCAGGTGGTGGTGGAGCTGGACGGCAAGCTGGCCGGGTACGTGCGCGGCTGGTTCGACCTGCCCAAGGCGCCGCTGCTGCGGATCCGCGTTGGGGAGGCCCGGGAAGTCACCGAAACCTTGACGGCGGATACGCGCGACTTCATCATCCGGGATGTTTTCGCCGGGGCCGTGACCCCGCGCCCGCTGACCACTGCCGAGTTCAACCAGCACATCAAGCGCGTCCTGGCGCCCGGCGGGCTGTATGTGGTGAACTCCGGCGACGCCCCGGACCTGAAAAACGCCCGGGAGGATGCCGCCACCATCGCGGCCTCCTTCAAGCACACCGTCATCATCGCGGACCCGGCCATGCTCAAGGGCCGGCGCTACGGCAACATGGTGATGGCCGGCAGCGATACACCGTTCGGCGACGATCCGAAGCTGGCCCGGCGGCTCCTGGGCGGTGCCGTCCCGGCGCACCTGTGGGACGACGCGCAGGTCAGGGCCTTCGCGGCCGGAGCCCCGGTCCGCCACGACCCGCCCGCCCCGTCCATTGCTCCGTAGCTGCCGTTTTGAGGCCTGAAAACGGCAGTTACGGAGCAATGGAGGAGGGTTTGCCCCGGCCCAGCAGCTTCTCCCGGTGCGCGGCCACCTGTTCGCGGAGCGCCTGGACTACTGCCGCCACCGCAGGCCTGCGCAGCGAGTCCGGCCGAAGCACCATCCAGTAGGGGAGCAGTTCGGCGATTTCGGTGGGCAGCAGGCGGACCAGGTCGTCGTGGAGGTCGCCCATGAAGCAGGGCAGGAAGCCGATCCCCGCTCCGGCCCGGGTTGCCTCCACGTGGACAAAGACGTTGGTGGACGTCACGCCGTCGCGCATCCCGGGCACCAGCCGGCGCGGCGCGTCGAGGTCGTCCACCTGCAGCATCGAATCCACGAAATAGACCAGCGGGTGCTCGTTGAGTTCGGCCACGCTGGCCGGGGTTCCGTGCTCGGCGAGGTAGGCCCGCGAGGCGTACATCCCCAGCATGTACTCGCCCAGCCGCACCGCTTCGGCCCGGTGCACCTGCGGTTCGCCGACCACTACTTCAATGTCCAGCCCCGAGCGCTGCTGCAGCGCCCGCCTGGTCATGGTCACCACCTCTACACACAGCCCCGGGTGGTTCCGCCGCAGCCGCGCCACGGCAGGAGCAGCGATGTAGGCGCTGAACCCGTCCGTCGCGGTCATGCGTACGACGCCGGTAATAGGGTCCGGTTCCTTGCCGGCAGGTCCCAGCGAACCCATCGCCGCCTCCACCTGTTCAGCTACCTGCACCGCCCGGGTGCCCAGGTCGGTCAGTTCCCAGCCGCCCGCTGCCCGTGCCAGCACCCTGCCGCCCAGCGACTTCTCCAAAGCGGCTATCCGGCGGGACACGGTGGTGTGGTTCAGTCCCAAGGATTGTGCCGCCGTCGTGAATTTCGCTGACCGTGAGACGGCCAGCAGGACCAGCAAGTCGTCCGGATTAGTTTCCATATCTGCAATTCTGCACACAAA
Encoded here:
- a CDS encoding LysR family transcriptional regulator; this encodes METNPDDLLVLLAVSRSAKFTTAAQSLGLNHTTVSRRIAALEKSLGGRVLARAAGGWELTDLGTRAVQVAEQVEAAMGSLGPAGKEPDPITGVVRMTATDGFSAYIAAPAVARLRRNHPGLCVEVVTMTRRALQQRSGLDIEVVVGEPQVHRAEAVRLGEYMLGMYASRAYLAEHGTPASVAELNEHPLVYFVDSMLQVDDLDAPRRLVPGMRDGVTSTNVFVHVEATRAGAGIGFLPCFMGDLHDDLVRLLPTEIAELLPYWMVLRPDSLRRPAVAAVVQALREQVAAHREKLLGRGKPSSIAP